A part of bacterium genomic DNA contains:
- a CDS encoding prephenate dehydrogenase, whose translation MSGTRSQPLFERVAVVGMGLIGGSVALAARDRGLAAEVRGVDPGRDAIEGFEIVPLAEAAAWADLIVLAIPVEQLDPVLKDLDPHLGEATLITDTASVKVPTAEAARRCLRHPERCVGAHPMAGSHEAGFGAARADLLQDAPCIITVSGPEPPEIVDRIEQFWQGLGTFTVRKTPEEHDALTAVLSHAPHVIAFAFAQGLPGEEGLRLAGPGLRDFIRIARANPKLWCEILLMNRSRVTEEIARFEKNLGLIVDALGREDRAVLEEVLQNAQASLERLERTGDRQR comes from the coding sequence TTGAGCGGAACCCGTTCGCAGCCTTTATTCGAGCGCGTGGCCGTGGTCGGCATGGGGCTGATCGGGGGCTCGGTGGCATTGGCGGCGCGGGATCGCGGTCTGGCTGCGGAGGTTCGAGGGGTCGATCCCGGCCGGGACGCCATCGAGGGCTTTGAGATCGTGCCTCTTGCCGAAGCCGCCGCCTGGGCCGATCTGATCGTACTGGCGATTCCCGTCGAGCAACTCGACCCGGTATTGAAGGATCTGGACCCCCATCTAGGGGAAGCGACGCTGATCACGGATACGGCCAGCGTGAAGGTGCCTACGGCCGAGGCCGCTCGGCGCTGCCTGCGGCATCCGGAGAGGTGTGTGGGAGCGCACCCGATGGCGGGGAGTCACGAGGCTGGATTTGGCGCAGCCCGGGCGGATCTGTTGCAAGATGCTCCCTGCATCATCACCGTGAGCGGGCCCGAACCCCCTGAAATTGTGGACCGAATCGAGCAATTCTGGCAGGGTTTAGGCACATTTACGGTCCGGAAGACACCTGAGGAGCACGACGCTCTCACCGCGGTTCTCTCTCATGCGCCGCACGTGATAGCCTTCGCATTCGCTCAGGGGCTGCCCGGAGAAGAGGGGCTTCGCCTCGCGGGTCCGGGGTTGCGCGATTTCATCCGCATCGCACGCGCCAACCCCAAGCTGTGGTGCGAGATTTTGCTCATGAATCGTAGCCGGGTAACCGAAGAAATTGCCCGGTTTGAAAAGAATTTGGGACTGATCGTCGACGCCTTGGGGCGAGAAGATCGGGCAGTGCTGGAAGAAGTACTGCAAAACGCCCAGGCGAGCCTGGAAAGGCTAGAACGAACAGGAGACCGACAAAGGTAG
- a CDS encoding HIT domain-containing protein: MEYIESAKGPRGCIFCTTADDTPSSASGDGPSSASAAERLILHRGERSIVLLNRYPYAAGHLMVAPHLHCGEIERVDAASLSELMARIADTARILRKTYDCEGMNIGANLGAAGGAGFAEHLHFHVVPRWNGDTNFMTALGEVRVIPEHLERTYERLLPQFQELSKS; the protein is encoded by the coding sequence ATGGAGTACATCGAGTCCGCGAAGGGGCCCCGGGGCTGCATCTTCTGCACGACAGCGGATGACACGCCATCTTCGGCGTCTGGTGATGGGCCGTCTTCGGCGTCCGCAGCCGAGCGGCTGATCCTGCACCGCGGTGAGCGCTCCATCGTGCTGCTCAACCGCTACCCGTACGCGGCGGGCCATCTCATGGTGGCGCCACATCTTCACTGCGGCGAGATCGAGCGGGTCGACGCAGCGAGCTTGTCTGAACTCATGGCTCGCATCGCCGATACAGCCCGGATTTTGCGAAAGACGTATGATTGTGAAGGTATGAACATCGGTGCGAATCTGGGCGCCGCGGGCGGCGCGGGTTTTGCGGAGCATCTTCACTTTCACGTCGTTCCACGCTGGAACGGAGATACAAACTTCATGACGGCACTCGGAGAGGTTCGCGTCATTCCAGAACACCTCGAGCGAACCTACGAGCGGTTGTTGCCCCAGTTTCAGGAGCTTTCCAAGTCGT
- a CDS encoding tryptophan synthase subunit alpha: MNRIDAVFERTRAENRAALIVFVTAGDPDLETTEELIPELAAAGADIVELGVPHSDPIAEGPTIQASSARAVAAGTTLAGVLAMCARVRKLTDVPLVAMGYLNNVLARGEDQTVAECAASGIDGLIIVDAPHEEGADLSRACEAKDVHRILLIAPTSTPERVVQIASLSRGFVYCVSTTGVTGARNELPPDLAHLVAKVRRVTDAPVCVGFGISTPEHAVDVARMCDGVIVGSALVSRIAAAKDRAEAIASASGFVRSLSEAMRSAKR; this comes from the coding sequence ATGAATCGCATCGATGCCGTGTTCGAGCGGACCCGGGCCGAAAATCGCGCGGCACTGATCGTCTTCGTGACGGCCGGTGATCCGGATCTCGAGACCACAGAAGAGTTGATCCCCGAACTCGCCGCCGCCGGCGCTGATATAGTCGAACTCGGCGTCCCTCATAGCGACCCGATTGCGGAGGGGCCGACCATCCAGGCGTCCTCGGCGCGTGCGGTCGCTGCGGGCACGACTCTGGCGGGCGTCCTGGCGATGTGCGCGCGCGTGCGCAAACTCACCGACGTACCGCTTGTCGCGATGGGTTACCTGAACAATGTGCTGGCCCGCGGAGAGGACCAGACAGTGGCGGAGTGCGCGGCTTCCGGGATCGACGGACTGATCATCGTGGATGCGCCTCACGAGGAGGGTGCCGATCTGAGCCGCGCTTGCGAGGCGAAGGACGTGCATCGCATCCTGTTGATCGCACCGACCAGCACGCCCGAGCGAGTCGTGCAGATCGCGTCGCTGAGTCGCGGCTTCGTGTATTGCGTGTCGACCACGGGTGTGACCGGTGCGCGCAACGAACTGCCGCCCGACCTCGCGCATCTCGTCGCCAAGGTCCGACGGGTGACGGACGCGCCCGTCTGCGTGGGCTTCGGGATCTCGACGCCCGAGCATGCTGTCGATGTCGCTCGTATGTGCGATGGAGTGATCGTCGGTAGTGCGCTGGTGAGTCGAATTGCGGCTGCGAAGGATCGCGCCGAGGCGATCGCTTCTGCGAGCGGGTTCGTGCGCTCTCTCAGTGAGGCGATGAGGTCGGCGAAGCGTTGA
- a CDS encoding dephospho-CoA kinase → MSERRSSSRLIGLTGGIGTGKSRVAKLLEELGAAIECSDLIVRELQAPGGAGLLAIAEHFGNTYLTAAGELDRAKLGDLVFSDPEARQVLNGIIHPLVFGEFDRRIQRHRSAEVQVIVIDIPLLLEGKQAGRGSGALLPFDEIVLVYAREEQQLRRVMERDGLPEKDALARIRSQLSIEEKRALSDVIIDNSVDWEKTDRQVRELYETWLNASPTSSPH, encoded by the coding sequence ATGAGCGAAAGAAGATCTAGCAGCCGCTTGATCGGCCTGACCGGAGGCATCGGAACGGGCAAATCGCGCGTCGCGAAGCTGCTCGAAGAACTGGGTGCGGCGATCGAGTGTTCCGACCTGATCGTGCGCGAACTCCAGGCTCCGGGAGGCGCTGGACTGCTGGCCATCGCCGAGCACTTTGGCAACACCTATCTGACAGCGGCTGGAGAACTCGATCGCGCAAAGCTCGGAGACCTGGTCTTTAGCGACCCCGAGGCTCGCCAGGTGCTCAACGGCATCATCCACCCGCTCGTGTTCGGGGAATTCGACCGTCGAATTCAACGGCACCGCAGCGCCGAGGTGCAGGTGATCGTGATCGACATCCCGCTGCTGCTCGAAGGCAAACAGGCCGGACGCGGCAGCGGTGCGCTGCTCCCCTTTGACGAGATCGTTCTGGTCTACGCGCGCGAGGAACAACAACTCCGGCGCGTCATGGAACGCGACGGCTTGCCCGAAAAAGATGCGCTCGCGCGCATCCGTTCGCAGCTCTCGATCGAGGAAAAGCGGGCCTTGAGCGACGTGATCATCGACAATAGTGTGGACTGGGAGAAGACCGACAGGCAGGTGCGCGAACTATACGAGACCTGGCTCAACGCTTCGCCGACCTCATCGCCTCACTGA
- the trpB gene encoding tryptophan synthase subunit beta, with translation MIQVKVCGITRVEDAQAAVEAGVDAIGLNFVDGTPRALDLETARAISAAVAGRVVRVGVFQDAPVERVAELVEEVGLDVVQLHGDESPDYVGKLPFPVIKVLAAQDGVEELADRYPRIDLMLDHPSGGGSGESWDYTRARSLESRGRRVWIAGGLAADNVEDAARSALPHGVDASSRLESAPGRKDRKAVREFVALAHSVESERDRPDPRGYFGIFGGRYVPETLVPATEQLTDAYEALREDPSFWQELAAERKEYVGRPTPLYFARRISEDLGCRVYFKRDELAHTGAHKINNAIGQALIAKRMGKTRIIAETGAGQHGVATATACARYGLQCEVFMGEEDTRRQALNVFRMELLGAKVHAVTSGTRTLKDAMSEALRDWATNVLDTYYLIGSAAGPHPYPLLVRDLQAIIGQEAREQILAAEGRLPDYLYACVGGGSNAIGLFHPFFGDEGVKMIGVEAAGEGMQKGRHSAPLTAGSPGVLHGSMSYLLQDDSGQVFPAHSISAGLDYPGVGPEHSLYKDSGRAIYSAATDDEALDAFVYLSQKEGIIPAFEPSHAIAELRKRAADYGEDTLVIVNLCGRGDKDVAEARLLLEKRR, from the coding sequence ATGATCCAGGTCAAGGTCTGCGGAATTACCCGAGTGGAGGACGCCCAAGCTGCGGTCGAAGCCGGAGTTGACGCGATCGGCTTGAACTTCGTGGACGGTACGCCTCGCGCACTGGATCTCGAGACCGCACGCGCGATCAGTGCAGCGGTCGCGGGTCGTGTCGTGCGTGTCGGCGTGTTTCAGGATGCGCCCGTCGAACGAGTGGCCGAGCTGGTCGAAGAAGTGGGCCTCGACGTGGTGCAACTGCACGGCGATGAGTCGCCAGATTACGTGGGGAAGCTTCCGTTTCCGGTCATCAAGGTGCTCGCGGCGCAGGACGGTGTCGAGGAGCTCGCCGATCGCTACCCGCGCATCGACCTGATGCTCGATCATCCCTCCGGGGGAGGGAGTGGTGAATCCTGGGATTACACGCGGGCGCGTTCGTTGGAATCCAGGGGCCGGCGAGTCTGGATCGCAGGAGGACTCGCCGCGGACAACGTCGAGGACGCGGCGAGAAGCGCCCTGCCGCACGGTGTCGATGCTTCGTCGCGACTCGAGTCGGCTCCGGGCCGCAAGGACCGGAAAGCCGTCCGGGAGTTCGTCGCGCTAGCGCACTCCGTCGAGTCCGAACGCGATCGTCCGGATCCGCGCGGCTATTTCGGAATCTTCGGCGGGCGCTATGTGCCAGAGACCCTGGTCCCGGCTACGGAGCAGTTGACCGACGCGTACGAAGCGTTGCGCGAAGATCCGAGCTTCTGGCAAGAACTCGCCGCCGAGCGCAAGGAATACGTCGGACGACCCACGCCGTTGTACTTCGCGCGGCGTATCAGCGAGGACCTCGGTTGCCGGGTCTATTTCAAACGCGACGAACTTGCCCACACCGGCGCGCACAAGATCAATAACGCGATTGGCCAGGCGCTGATTGCAAAGCGTATGGGCAAGACGCGCATCATCGCGGAGACGGGTGCCGGTCAGCACGGTGTGGCAACTGCGACTGCGTGCGCGCGCTACGGCCTGCAATGTGAAGTCTTCATGGGTGAAGAAGACACGCGTCGGCAGGCCCTGAATGTATTCCGCATGGAATTGCTCGGGGCCAAGGTCCACGCGGTCACGTCGGGCACACGCACGCTCAAGGACGCGATGAGTGAAGCCCTGCGTGACTGGGCTACGAATGTACTCGACACCTACTATCTGATCGGGTCCGCTGCTGGACCTCACCCGTACCCGCTTCTGGTTCGAGATCTTCAGGCGATCATCGGACAGGAGGCGCGTGAACAGATTCTGGCGGCAGAAGGGCGCTTGCCCGATTACCTGTACGCCTGTGTGGGCGGAGGCAGTAACGCAATCGGGCTTTTCCATCCGTTCTTTGGCGATGAGGGCGTGAAGATGATCGGCGTCGAAGCGGCTGGTGAGGGCATGCAGAAGGGGCGGCATAGCGCACCGCTTACGGCGGGAAGCCCCGGAGTCCTGCACGGAAGCATGTCCTATCTGCTTCAGGATGACTCCGGCCAGGTCTTTCCCGCACATTCCATCTCGGCGGGTCTGGACTACCCGGGCGTGGGTCCGGAGCACTCGTTGTACAAGGATTCAGGTCGCGCCATCTATTCCGCTGCGACCGACGACGAGGCACTCGACGCTTTCGTCTACTTATCGCAGAAGGAGGGCATCATTCCCGCCTTCGAGCCGTCGCATGCGATCGCTGAGTTGCGCAAACGCGCGGCGGACTACGGCGAGGACACCCTCGTGATCGTAAACCTGTGCGGACGCGGGGACAAAGACGTAGCCGAAGCTCGCCTGCTGCTGGAGAAGCGCCGATGA
- the trpD gene encoding anthranilate phosphoribosyltransferase — translation MIREVLERVISGNEIPRAEMRALIVAVMNGEGDDLEIAGLLAALRTRGETVDEVTGAAQAMRELAVSLPPAPEGAIDTCGTGGDGSNSFNISTVSALVVAGLGVPVAKHGNRAASSKCGSAEVLEALGVRLDTAPERMAECVREVGIGFLFARACHPAMARVGPIRAKLGVRTIFNRLGPLTNPMGVKRQLVGVADASLLEPTLAALVELGAEVVWVVHGEDGLDEISLNAPTHVHRYDTGEHIVASIRPGEIFPAASASDLEGGDALENAEIARSILGGERGPRRNVVLLNAGAALCVAGRAVELPEGARLAAESIDQGRARGVLERFVAFTQAAQ, via the coding sequence GTGATTCGGGAAGTACTCGAGCGCGTGATTTCGGGAAACGAGATTCCGCGCGCAGAGATGCGCGCTCTGATCGTCGCCGTGATGAACGGAGAGGGCGACGATCTGGAGATTGCCGGACTGCTTGCGGCCTTGCGAACCCGCGGTGAGACCGTCGATGAAGTCACGGGCGCGGCCCAGGCGATGCGTGAACTGGCCGTTTCCCTCCCGCCAGCTCCGGAGGGCGCGATCGACACGTGCGGTACCGGAGGGGACGGTTCCAATAGTTTCAACATCTCCACGGTTTCGGCTCTCGTCGTTGCCGGGTTGGGTGTGCCGGTCGCCAAACACGGCAATCGGGCTGCGAGCAGCAAGTGTGGAAGCGCTGAAGTCCTCGAGGCGCTCGGAGTGCGTCTGGATACGGCCCCCGAGCGCATGGCCGAATGCGTGCGCGAAGTCGGAATCGGCTTTCTGTTCGCCCGCGCCTGTCATCCCGCCATGGCCCGGGTCGGACCGATCCGCGCGAAGCTCGGCGTGCGCACGATCTTCAATCGTCTCGGCCCACTGACCAATCCCATGGGTGTGAAGCGACAGCTCGTCGGCGTTGCCGATGCGTCCCTGCTCGAACCCACGCTCGCCGCGCTAGTCGAACTAGGCGCGGAGGTGGTCTGGGTGGTGCACGGGGAAGACGGGTTGGATGAGATTTCGCTCAACGCCCCGACCCACGTGCATCGCTACGATACGGGGGAGCACATCGTCGCTTCCATCCGTCCGGGCGAGATTTTCCCGGCGGCGTCTGCATCGGATCTCGAAGGCGGAGATGCCCTGGAGAATGCCGAGATCGCGCGCAGCATTCTGGGCGGAGAACGAGGGCCACGGCGCAATGTCGTGTTGCTGAACGCCGGCGCCGCGCTTTGTGTGGCGGGTCGGGCTGTCGAACTGCCTGAAGGAGCGAGGCTGGCGGCCGAGTCGATCGATCAGGGCAGGGCGCGGGGCGTTCTGGAACGCTTCGTCGCGTTCACGCAAGCGGCGCAATGA
- the trpC gene encoding indole-3-glycerol phosphate synthase TrpC: MTILDEILERKAQEVAALRRDEGLSAMRERAEAAPPARAFENALRDSEAPRVISEFKRASPSKGEIRAGADSAEIAKAYEAAGAAALSVLTDTAFFQGNLSDLKAARGACSLPVLRKDFTVDAIQIFEARAANADAVLLIVAALDDSRLADLYQTAREIGLDVLVEVHDRTELERAVRLDARIVGVNNRDLRSFSTDIAVTRELLPHLGGRTIVSESGLSDATTLRELQSEGVHAFLVGEALMKQPDPGMALAKLRGMA, translated from the coding sequence ATGACGATCCTCGATGAAATCCTCGAGCGAAAGGCTCAGGAGGTCGCTGCACTGCGCCGCGATGAGGGCCTGTCTGCCATGCGCGAGCGAGCTGAAGCGGCGCCTCCGGCACGCGCTTTCGAGAACGCTCTTCGCGACAGCGAGGCACCGCGCGTGATCTCCGAGTTCAAACGGGCTTCCCCTTCGAAGGGTGAGATCCGCGCAGGAGCGGATTCGGCCGAGATCGCAAAGGCCTACGAAGCGGCCGGGGCGGCAGCCCTTTCGGTACTCACCGACACGGCATTCTTCCAGGGCAACCTCTCGGACTTGAAGGCAGCGCGGGGTGCGTGCTCGCTGCCCGTGTTGCGCAAGGATTTCACGGTCGACGCGATACAGATCTTTGAAGCTCGTGCCGCGAACGCGGATGCCGTCTTGCTGATCGTGGCGGCACTCGACGATTCCAGGCTCGCCGATCTGTACCAGACTGCGCGCGAAATCGGGCTCGACGTACTCGTCGAAGTCCACGACCGGACGGAACTCGAGCGGGCGGTGCGCCTCGACGCACGCATCGTGGGTGTGAACAATCGCGACCTGCGCAGTTTTTCCACGGATATCGCAGTGACACGAGAACTCCTGCCGCATCTCGGTGGCCGCACGATCGTGAGTGAGAGCGGACTGTCCGACGCGACGACTCTGCGGGAACTCCAATCCGAAGGGGTGCACGCATTCCTGGTCGGCGAGGCGTTGATGAAGCAGCCGGATCCAGGAATGGCGCTGGCGAAGTTGAGAGGAATGGCATGA
- the pheA gene encoding prephenate dehydratase: MRERIDRIDDQILDLLNQRAGCNAEIGRLKAADDSTPFVPGRELDIFERLERQNPGPFPSDAIRNVFREIISASISLQRGVSVAYLGPPATYTHQAAIQQFGRMAELLPAATTAEIFEQVENDTAEFGVVPVENSNEGVVSHTLDLFVESPVTICAEIHVAIHHDLLSKSGDLHKIKTVRSHPQGLAQCRGWLALNMPNATQESSPSTAFAAEQAARDDTSAAIASSLAAGLYGLESVQSGIEDNPNNTTRFLVISKTPPKRSERDITSLLFSIKRDLSGALYKALEPFAEHDVNLTRIESRPTKARAWEYVFFCDFEGHVDDERVGAAIESLRPRCDFVKVLGSYPQAETLV; the protein is encoded by the coding sequence ATGCGGGAGCGGATCGATCGCATCGACGATCAGATCCTCGATCTGCTCAACCAGCGAGCGGGCTGCAATGCCGAAATCGGCCGTCTCAAGGCGGCCGACGATTCCACGCCGTTCGTCCCCGGACGCGAACTCGACATCTTCGAGCGTCTCGAACGGCAGAATCCGGGGCCGTTTCCCTCGGATGCGATCCGCAACGTCTTTCGCGAGATCATCTCCGCATCGATCTCGCTACAGCGCGGCGTGAGCGTCGCCTACCTGGGGCCACCGGCCACCTACACCCATCAGGCCGCGATCCAGCAATTTGGCAGGATGGCCGAACTCCTGCCGGCCGCGACGACTGCCGAGATCTTCGAGCAGGTCGAGAACGACACCGCCGAGTTCGGTGTGGTGCCGGTCGAGAACTCCAATGAAGGCGTGGTGAGCCACACACTCGATCTCTTCGTCGAGTCTCCGGTGACCATTTGCGCTGAGATCCACGTTGCGATCCACCACGATCTGCTCTCGAAGAGCGGCGACCTGCACAAGATCAAGACCGTCCGCTCGCACCCCCAGGGGCTGGCGCAATGTCGCGGTTGGCTGGCCTTGAATATGCCCAACGCGACGCAGGAGTCTTCGCCCTCGACCGCGTTCGCGGCGGAGCAGGCGGCGCGGGACGATACGAGTGCCGCGATCGCGAGTTCACTTGCTGCGGGTCTGTACGGACTCGAGTCGGTGCAATCGGGTATCGAAGACAACCCGAACAACACGACGCGCTTCCTGGTGATCAGCAAGACGCCGCCGAAGCGCAGCGAACGCGACATCACTTCCCTGCTGTTCTCCATCAAGCGCGATCTTTCCGGTGCCCTGTACAAGGCGCTCGAACCGTTTGCGGAGCACGATGTGAATCTGACGCGCATCGAGTCGAGGCCGACGAAAGCGCGGGCCTGGGAATACGTGTTCTTCTGTGACTTCGAAGGTCACGTCGACGACGAGCGTGTCGGAGCAGCGATCGAATCGCTGCGCCCGCGTTGTGATTTCGTGAAAGTGCTTGGCAGCTATCCGCAGGCGGAGACGTTGGTATGA
- a CDS encoding 30S ribosomal protein S1: MADEVQTAEPTNTPPAVIDEESFADLFENSATLVKEGQVVEGTVLSVDPEHVLVDVGCKSEGMIATWEFADAGGIARIEPGQKVEVLVERAENDDGLVVLSKEKADRLRIWDQLAEAHDDGKVVEGVINGRVKGGLSVNLDGVKAFLPGSQVDLRPVRNLDRMIGETHKFKIIKFNKRRGNIVLSRRALLETERQSLRDKTLDILQEGLVVEGIVKNITDYGAFIDLGGIDGLLHITDMSWGRIAHPSELFQVGDQVRVRVLKFDGESERVSLGLKQTQPDPWINVTDRYPVGLRIHGKVVSLADYGAFVELEPGIEGLIHISEMSWTKRVKHPSKVVAIGDEVDVLVLEVDEGNRKVSLGMKQIEPNPWSLLEERYPAGMRVKGVVRNVTNFGVFLGIEDGIDGLVHVSDISWTQKVRDPKDLYKKGDEVEAVVLKVDTEGEKFSLGIKQIERNPWEDMPTKYPIGTKIKGKATSIADFGVFVEIEEGIEGLVYSSEVGQDVENIRDVVKEGDEVEALIVRVDAAEQKIALSMRAIHDREEREAIKRVAQQSRTQTATLGDLLTQADRNRLAGDSPDDEE, translated from the coding sequence ATGGCCGACGAAGTGCAAACCGCAGAACCGACGAATACACCGCCCGCAGTGATCGATGAGGAGAGCTTTGCCGATCTCTTCGAGAACAGCGCCACTTTGGTCAAAGAAGGACAGGTGGTAGAGGGCACCGTGCTCAGTGTGGATCCCGAGCATGTGCTGGTTGACGTCGGGTGCAAATCCGAAGGCATGATCGCTACTTGGGAATTCGCGGACGCGGGCGGGATCGCGCGCATCGAGCCCGGCCAGAAGGTCGAAGTTCTCGTCGAGCGCGCAGAAAACGATGACGGTCTGGTCGTCCTTTCCAAGGAGAAGGCAGATCGCCTGCGAATCTGGGATCAACTCGCCGAAGCGCACGATGACGGAAAGGTCGTCGAGGGCGTGATCAACGGACGCGTCAAGGGAGGCCTTTCGGTCAACCTGGACGGCGTCAAGGCATTCCTGCCCGGCAGCCAGGTAGATCTTCGACCGGTGCGAAATCTCGACCGTATGATTGGTGAGACGCACAAGTTCAAGATCATCAAGTTCAACAAACGCCGCGGCAATATCGTTCTGTCGCGCCGGGCGTTGCTCGAGACCGAACGCCAGTCGCTGCGCGACAAGACGCTCGATATTCTTCAGGAAGGCCTGGTCGTCGAGGGGATCGTCAAGAACATCACCGACTACGGTGCGTTCATCGATCTGGGCGGCATCGACGGTCTATTGCACATCACCGACATGTCGTGGGGTCGCATCGCGCATCCCTCTGAACTGTTCCAGGTAGGCGATCAGGTTCGCGTGCGCGTTCTGAAGTTCGACGGGGAGAGCGAGCGGGTCAGCCTGGGCCTCAAGCAGACCCAGCCCGATCCGTGGATCAATGTGACCGACCGCTATCCAGTCGGTCTGCGCATCCACGGGAAGGTCGTCTCTCTGGCCGACTACGGCGCATTCGTCGAGTTGGAGCCGGGAATCGAGGGTCTGATCCACATCTCCGAGATGAGCTGGACCAAGCGCGTGAAGCACCCCTCGAAGGTGGTGGCGATCGGCGACGAAGTCGATGTGCTCGTGCTCGAGGTCGACGAGGGCAATCGCAAGGTTTCGCTCGGCATGAAGCAGATCGAGCCGAATCCGTGGTCGCTCCTCGAAGAGCGTTATCCGGCGGGTATGCGGGTCAAGGGTGTGGTTCGCAACGTCACCAACTTCGGCGTCTTCCTCGGAATCGAGGACGGCATCGACGGTCTCGTGCACGTTTCCGATATCTCGTGGACGCAAAAAGTCCGCGACCCGAAGGATCTGTACAAGAAGGGCGACGAGGTTGAAGCCGTCGTGCTCAAGGTCGATACCGAAGGCGAGAAATTCTCCCTGGGTATCAAGCAAATCGAGCGGAATCCGTGGGAGGACATGCCCACGAAGTATCCGATCGGCACCAAGATCAAGGGCAAGGCCACCAGCATTGCCGACTTCGGTGTGTTCGTGGAGATCGAAGAAGGTATTGAAGGTCTGGTCTACTCCTCCGAGGTTGGCCAGGACGTCGAGAATATTCGCGACGTCGTAAAGGAGGGGGACGAGGTCGAGGCGCTGATCGTGCGAGTCGATGCTGCGGAGCAGAAGATCGCCTTGTCGATGCGCGCCATTCACGACCGCGAAGAGCGCGAGGCCATCAAGCGCGTTGCACAGCAATCGCGCACTCAGACGGCCACGCTGGGTGACCTGCTGACGCAGGCGGACCGAAATCGCCTCGCCGGTGATTCGCCGGATGACGAGGAGTAG
- a CDS encoding histidinol-phosphate transaminase, which yields MKLKELVNPHIRDLDPYQPGKPIDELERELGIADSIKLASNESPLGPSLRAVEALHATTEELNRYPDGSCFHLREALATKLGVTGDSLTFGCGSDELLEVLAKCFVAPGDEIVFAWPSFAMYPIVAQGMGAVSVPVPTDAEYKSDVGALLAAVTDKTKLLFLANPNNPTGTSIGEAEFSRLVDELPEHVVLVADEAYLEYVRRPDFPDTLKAIARRTTLVSLRTFSKIYGLAGLRIGYVVGDPELISYLERARHPFNVNSLAQAAAIGALSDVEHVARVRELTHAGIDALAAGLERLGLSCTPSDANFLLVDVGDDAGAVYQGLLRHGVITRPMAGFGLKRHLRVTVGLPEENERFLSALEAEIRA from the coding sequence ATGAAGTTGAAAGAACTCGTGAATCCGCATATTCGCGATCTCGATCCCTACCAACCCGGCAAACCGATCGACGAACTCGAACGCGAGCTCGGCATCGCGGATTCGATCAAGCTCGCTTCGAACGAGTCCCCACTTGGGCCCTCGTTGCGCGCGGTCGAAGCACTGCACGCGACGACGGAGGAGCTCAATCGCTACCCGGATGGTTCTTGTTTTCACCTGCGCGAAGCGCTCGCGACGAAACTCGGTGTGACGGGAGATTCGCTCACCTTCGGCTGTGGTTCGGATGAACTCCTCGAGGTGCTGGCCAAGTGCTTCGTTGCACCGGGCGACGAGATTGTATTTGCCTGGCCGAGTTTTGCGATGTACCCGATCGTGGCGCAGGGAATGGGCGCGGTCTCCGTCCCGGTCCCGACCGACGCCGAATACAAAAGCGATGTCGGCGCGTTGCTCGCTGCGGTCACCGACAAGACGAAGTTGCTGTTTTTGGCGAACCCAAACAATCCTACCGGCACCTCGATCGGCGAGGCCGAGTTTTCGCGTCTCGTCGACGAGTTGCCGGAACACGTCGTGTTGGTCGCGGACGAGGCCTATCTGGAGTACGTGCGCCGTCCCGACTTCCCCGACACGCTCAAAGCGATTGCGCGGCGAACGACGCTCGTCTCGTTGCGAACGTTTTCGAAGATCTACGGACTGGCGGGCTTGCGCATTGGCTATGTCGTTGGCGATCCGGAACTCATTTCCTATCTCGAGCGCGCGCGCCATCCCTTCAACGTGAACAGCCTGGCGCAGGCTGCGGCGATCGGTGCCCTGAGCGATGTGGAACACGTGGCCCGGGTTCGCGAGTTGACCCACGCCGGTATCGATGCTCTCGCGGCTGGTTTGGAGCGACTCGGATTGAGCTGCACGCCGAGCGATGCGAACTTTCTGCTGGTCGATGTCGGAGACGATGCCGGCGCGGTCTATCAGGGGCTGCTTCGCCATGGCGTGATCACCCGGCCGATGGCGGGCTTCGGCTTGAAGCGACATCTGCGCGTGACCGTCGGTCTGCCCGAAGAGAACGAGCGCTTTCTCAGCGCGCTCGAAGCCGAGATTCGCGCTTGA
- a CDS encoding integration host factor subunit beta produces MTKSDLIERVAAQVPLISKKDTETVVNTIFDCMTDSLRQGDRIEIRGFGSFQIKVREAREGRNPKTGQEVKIPAKRTPFFKVGKELKERIESKRRQESTEPGHASSVS; encoded by the coding sequence ATGACGAAGAGCGATCTGATCGAACGCGTAGCGGCGCAGGTACCCTTGATCTCCAAGAAGGATACCGAGACCGTCGTCAATACGATTTTCGACTGCATGACCGACTCCCTGCGTCAGGGAGACCGGATCGAGATCCGTGGCTTTGGCAGCTTCCAGATCAAAGTGCGCGAGGCGCGCGAAGGTCGGAACCCGAAGACCGGTCAGGAAGTGAAGATTCCTGCCAAGCGCACGCCGTTCTTCAAGGTGGGTAAAGAGCTCAAGGAACGGATCGAGAGCAAGCGCAGGCAAGAGAGCACCGAGCCGGGCCACGCGAGCTCCGTTTCCTGA